TGAAACCATTGGCCAGTGTAAAGGCCAGCTGTGTAATGGGGTTCGCCCCTGCTTCTGCAATATGATAGCCTGAGATACTGACAGAATAAAAATTACGCACCTTACTGCTGATAAAATATTCCTGTACATCACCCATTAATTTCAATGCAAACTCAGTAGAAAAGATGCAGGTATTTTGTGCCTGATCTTCTTTCAGAATGTCCGCCTGCACTGTGCCGCGCGCCGTGGATAAAGCATGCGCCTTTATCTTTTCGTAAACATCCTTTTCCAATACTTCATCGCCGGAAATGCCTAGTAGCTGCAAACCGAGGCCGTTATTGCCCGCTGGTAATGCCCCGTTATAATGAGGCAGTGGATGATCCCCGAATTTCTGTTTGATAATAGCATTTACTTTATCCGTCAACCCGTTTGCTGTAATGTATTTTTCACATTGCTGATCAATAGCTGCATTCATGAAGAAGGCCAGCAATATCGGGGCGGGCCCGTTGATGGTCATGGATACAGATGTCTTCGGGTCACAGAGGTCGAAGCCACTGTATAGCTTTTTGGCATCATCCACAGTAGCGATGCTCACACCGGAGTTGCCCACTTTACCATAGATGTCCGGCCGGTGTGCGGGGTCTTCTCCGTAGAGGGTGACACTGTCGAATGCAGTGCTGAGACGCTTTGCCGGCTGGTCAATGGAAACATAATGGAAACGTTTATTGGTGCGTTCAGGACCACCTTCTCCTGCAAACATGCGGGTAGGGTCTTCTCCTTCGCGTTTCAGTGGGAAAACGCCCGCCGCGTAAGGAAATTCACCTGGCACATTCTCGGTGAGCTGCCACCGGAGTATATCACCCCAGTCATTGTATCTGGGCAAGCTGATCTTAGGAATGGAAGATTGTGAAAGGCTCTCACTGTAAAGCGGTAGCTTGATCACTTTGTCCCGTACCTTGTATTCGTAGAACTCAGCACGGTATTGTTTTTTAAGCGTCTGCCATTTGTCCAGCAACTGCCAGCATTCAGGATGCAGCTGAGCGCGAAGCTGGCTTGTGATATCCTCCAGGGCAGGCTGTTGGTTGTCATTCAGGAGTGTAAGTACACCCTTTAACTGGTACAGTCTTGATGCGATATGGCATTGTTCATCCACCCATTTACCATAATCCCGGATGCTCTCATTGATCTCAGCAAGATAGCGGGTGCGGGAAGGTGGTATGATCTGTGATTTTGTGGTAGTACTGTCAGGTGTTTCATGCGTAACGTCTCCGAAACGGACCTGTGTTTTTGTTTCAATCACCGCCAGTAGTTTTTCAAACAGCTGGTTAATGCCATGATCATTGAACTGTGAAGCGATAGTGCCGATGACAGGTAGTTCGTCATCAGTGGCTGTCCAGAGGCTATGATTGCGTTTGTATTGTTTGCGTACGTCGTGCAGCGCATCGAGTGCGCCTGCTTTATCAAACTTGTTGATAGCGATGACATCCGCATAGTCCAGCATATTGATCTTTTCCAGTTGTGAAGCTGCGCCGTATTCCGGCGTCATCACATACAGGGAAATATCACAGTGATCAGTAATAGCGGTATCACTTTGTCCGATACCGGAGGTTTCCAGGATGATGAGGTGGAAGCCGGCACTTTTGCAGATGTCGATCGCTTCCTGTACATGCGCGCTGACAGCCTTATCGCTTTCGCGGGTAGCGAGAGATCGCATGTACGCACGCGGATGGTGGATGGCGTTCATCCGGATGCGGTCTCCCAGTAAAGCACCTCCGGTCTTTTTCTTGGAAGGATCTACAGAAACGACAGCAATGGTTTTATCCTCAAAGCTGTGCAGGAAGCGGCGGACCAGTTCATCTGTTACACTGCTTTTACCCGCACCGCCTGTACCTGTAATGCCCAGTACGACCCCTGCTCCTTTTGTGCCGGCAGGCAGCGGCCCCTGTAGTTTATCATTTTCGGCTATGGTGATAGCCTGTGCGATCAGTTTGTCATTGCGGGAAGGTAATTCCTGCAGGTGACCGTTCAGACCATGGGTAGTGGTAAAATCACATTGTCTGATCACATCCTCGATCATGCCTTCCAGGCCCATTTGGCGCCCATCATCGGGGGAGTAGAGACGGGTGATACCGTATTGGTGTAATTCCTCTATTTCGGAAGGGAGGATGGTACCTCCACCTCCGCCGAATATTTTGATATGGCCACACCCTTTTTCACGGAGCAGGTCATACATGTACTTGAAAAATTCGAGATGCCCTCCCTGGTAGGATGTGATGGCAATGCCCTGGGCATCTTCCTGAATAGCGCAGTCTACAATTTCAGCTGCGGAGCGGTTATGTCCCAGGTGGATGACTTCTGCCCCTTTGGATTGCATAATGCGTCGCATGATATTAATGGCCGCATCATGCCCGTCAAAAAGCGACGCTGCCGTAACGATACGGATCTTGTTTGATAGATTCTCGGTCATATTTGTTCTGGTGTTTGAACGTGGTTCCGGCAACGTGGAGCCGTTAAATCTGTAATTTACGAAAATCGTAACTGTGGAATATTGCCGTATTTTTTTATTTTCACCCCCATTATTCACGTTTATGAGTTGCAGGTCGTAGAAACAAATGCAATCCGTAATAGAAAATCTATATCAGAAATGGTGGCAAGAAGAGATTTTATCAGGAACAGCAGTTTGCTGGCAGGCGCAGTGGCGCTGGGTTTCCCTAAAGCGGTATTCAGTAATCCGTTGGGATATACTTCCCAACGTCCGCCGCTGGCACAACGTAAATTTACCAGTCAGGCAGTGGAAAAAGCGATTGCTTCGATCAAGAAGGAGATCGCTGACCCGAAACTGGCCTGGATGTTTGAGAACTGTTTTCCGAACACCCTGGATACTACCGTACAGTTTAAAGTGGAGAATGGTCGTCCGGATACATTTGTACTGACCGGAGATATCCATGCAATGTGGCTCCGTGACTCCACTGCACAGGTATGGCCTTATCTGTCTCTGATAAAAGAAGACGACAAGCTGAAGCAACTGATTGCCGGTGTGGTGAACAGGCAGACTAAATGTATATTGATCGATCCGTATGCGAATGCCTTTAACGAAGGGCCGACTGGAAGTGAGTGGGAGTCAGATCTGACTGAAATGAAACCTGAGCTGCACGAGCGTAAGTGGGAAATAGATTCTCTGTGTTATACCGTGCGTTTGGCATATAACTACTGGAAAGTGAGTGGAGATACCAGTGTGCTGGATGATACCTATAAAAAAGCGGCTAAACTGATCGTGAAAACCTTCAAGGAGCAGCAGCGTAAAGAGGGTAAGGGGCCTTACAAGTTCCAGCGTAAGACGCCTATCCAGTCAGATACGGCACCTAACGGTGGCTGGGGGGCACCAATGCAGCCGGTAGGACTGATCGTATCACTGTTCCGTCCTTCTGATGATGCGACTGTATTCCCTTTCCTGATCCCTTCTAACATGTTTGCCGTAGTATCTCTGCGTCAGCTGAGCGAGATCAGTGAGTCCGTATTCAAAGATGCAGCCTTTGCCAAAGAGTGTATTGAACTGGCGGATGAGGTAGACAGAGCGATCAAGGCATACGCGATCGTTGAGCATCCGCAGCTGGGGCATATGTATCCGCTGGAAGTGGATGGCTTCGGTAACCGTCTGTTCCTGGACGATACCAACGTGCCAAGTCTATTGTCAATACCATACCTGGGCTATACAACAGTGGATGATCCGTTGTACCAGAACTCCCGTCACTTTGTATGGAGTACGTTCCATGCCTGGTTCTATAAAGGTAAATATGGTGATGGTGTAGGTAGCCCGCACACCGGCCCTGACTACATCTGGCCAATGAGTATTATTATGAAGGCGCTGACCAGCCACAATCCGGAAGAGATTGCGGAATGTCTGAGAACGCTGCGTAATACGGATGGTGAAACCGGCTTTATCCATGAGTCTTACCACAAAGATGATCCGACCAAGTATACCCGTAAATGGTTTGCCTGGGCGAACACCCTGTTTGGTGAGCTGGTAATGAAAGTGAGCCAGGAACATCCTCAGCTGCTGAAAAGACAATACGCTTAATAATTACTCACAATAAAGTCTTTCAAGATATGCATCCTTCGTAGTGATACGAAGGATGTGTATTTTTGGGACTATTTAAAACTAATCCGGACACCCATGTCTCCCCTGGCTACATACGAACAACAGATATATGATTATAAAGGAGCTATTTCCCAACTGCAACGCACATTGAGTATCCTTGGCTGGACTAGACTGGCTTTCTTTGCCCTGGCATTATTTTGCGGGTACAAGTTTTTCAGCATGCATTTCGACCTTAGCTGGCTGGTTGCCGCATTGGTTATGCTGGCAGGGTTTGTTGTGACGTTGGTGCGTTATCTCTCATTACAGGAGAAGCAGACATTGCTGAAAGCCCTGCTCAACCTGAATGAGAAAGAATGGCAGCTGGGCGGTACAGGACAGTCGGGTTTTGACGATGGCGTACGTTTTTCGGATGAGCAGCATCCTTTTACAGGAGATCTGGATGTATTTGGGCATGCTTCGCTATATACACATATCAACCGCACAGGCACGCTGATGGGAGGTGTAGCACTGGCAGATGCGCTGAAGTTACCATTGAAAGAGGAAGTGGAGATCAGGTTGCATCAGGACGTGATACGGGAACTTGCGCCCCGGGTGAAATTCAGGCAGCTGATCACAGCACATGCGTCACTGACGGGAGAGCAGTCAGAAGATGTAGCCGGATTGTACAAATGGTTATCCCTGCCGCTGGAGTTTATTAATAAGCGCTGGCTGAATATTGCGCGCTGGCTGATGCCAGCCCTGCTAGCTGGAGGCGCCGTGTTTTATTTCATAACTAACGAGTATTACCTTTTTACATTTTTCCTGTGTGTGAACTGGCTGATCCTGGGTATGCATGTGAAGAAAGTGAATGCCCAGCATCAGCTGATATCCAATAAGGAGAAGACGTTTGGCAAGTTTGCCCTGTTATTGCAGCTGATCAGTGCAGAAGATGCCGGTAAGGCAGTATTGCTGAAAGAGAAGCAGGAACAGGCAAAAGCCGCGAATACCGCTTTACACCAGCTGGCCAGGATCTGTAATGCACTGGACCAGCGTCTGAACCTGCTGGTAGGTGTGGTATTGAATTCATTTTTATTATACGATCTGCATTGTGCCTTTGCCATAGAGAAATGGAAGGCGCAGCACAAAGATGATGTCAAAGGCTGGCTGGATGTGATTGCCCGTATGGAAGTGTGGAACAGTATGGCCACATTTGCATATAATCATCCTGAATATATCTATCCGGAGGTGACGGGGGAAAGCTCCAGATTGATTGCAACCGGTGTGGGGCATCCATTGATTCCGGCGTCGGAGTGTATCCGGAATGGAATCAGTATTGGTGATCCGCAGCAGTTCCTGATCATTACAGGATCGAATATGAGCGGCAAGAGCACCTTCCTTCGTAGCGTAGGTAGTAATCTGCTGCTGGCGATGTGCGGAATGCCGGTATGTGCAGAAAGCTTCAGCTGCAGCCCTATGCAGATAATGACCTCGATGCGTATCAAGGATTCCATTGCGAAGCATACCTCTTATTTCCAGGCAGAGTTGTTAAGGCTGCAGCAAATAGTGGAAGTACTGAAAGGGGGGACACGGGTATTTATCCTGCTGGATGAGATCCTGAAAGGCACCAATTCAGAAGATAAATTATCTGGTTCCCGTCGTCTGATCGAGCATTTCCTGCAATATCACTGCCTGGGAATGATCGCTACCCATGACCTGGAGCTGGGACATCTGGAGGACACTTATCCGCAGCGTATCCGCAATTACTGTTTTGAAAGCACTATCAAGGATGACCAGCTGTTCTTTGATTATCGTATCAGGGAAGGGGTGGCGCGTAATAAGAATGCGACGTTCCTGATGCAGAAGATGGAAATAATATGATTTGGGAAATAGCTAACTAATTTAGTAATTTTACTAAAAATATTAGCTGTATGACCTTGCCATTTCAGGAGGGGATACCTGAAAATCCCTACTATAAAGGACGTGGAGCCCAATTGAATCCTAAGAACAAATTTCTCAGGAATGAGTATGTGCAGGAGCATTCTGAGGGCATTGATGAGTGGTGGCAGGCGGATGTGCCTACCCAGATCCTGGAGGAACATGCAAAGACGCTGGTCAATAAGGTGGATAGCCCGGATGTAGGGATGTGGTATTCAATGAACCCTTACCAGGGATGTGAGCATGGCTGTATATATTGTTATGCACGTAATGCTCATCAGTTCTGGGGGATGAGTGCGGGACTGGATTTTGAGCGAAAGATTGTGGTGAAGCGGAATGCGCCTGAGTTATTAAAGAAGTTCCTCGATAATAAGAACTGGGTACCGAAGCCGATATCCTTGTCCGGCAATACGGATTGCTACCAGCCACTGGAGCGAAAAATGTTTCTTACCCGCCAGCTGCTGGCCATTGCACTGGAATATAAACAACCCGTCGGGATTATTACAAAGAACTCGCTGGTACTAAGGGATAAGTATATCCTGCAGCAGCTGGCGCGCCATGACCTGGTATGTGTATATGTTTCGCTGACGACGATGCAGGAAGACCTGCGTCAGAAGATGGAGCCCCGTACCACTACAGCAGCGCAGCGTTTGAAAATAGTGAAGGAGCTGAGTGAGCTGGGTATTCCGGTAGGGGTAATGACCGCTCCGATGATACCTGGATTGAACGATCACGAGATGCCGGCTTTACTGGAAGCAGCGGCGGCAAATGGTGCGAAGTTTGCAGGGTATACGGTCGTTCGGCTGAACGATGCGGTGAAGATCATTTTCAATGACTGGTTATATAAGAACTTTCCTGACAGGGCCGATAAGGTCTGGCATCTTATAGAGAGTATGCATGGAGGTAATGTGAACGATAGTGACTTTGGTCGCAGGATGAGGGGAGAGGGCAATATTGCAGACCTTATCAGGCAGCAGTTCAGGGTACACACGAAAAAACTCGGGCTCAATCAGGAGCGGTTTGAGTTTAACACGTCGTTGTTTGAGCGTCCGCAGGTGCAATTGAAGTTGTTTTAATATAACTGGTGACAAATGCGATAGGCAAAGACCGGAGAACATATAAAGGTCGGTGCCTCGTTTGCCGTGACGGCAGTTCTTTCATAGAATGGAGACAGAAAGCAGGTGTAAATACCAGTGAGCGTTTGATCTATTAGCCTATCAGGACAAGTTGAGTGGCTGGTGTTATTAGAGCTGCCAAGGTTATTTTACCCGTCTGCAAAAACGCTGACAAAGCACAAAGCATATAAAGTATTGATACGCATACTCATTCAAGGTATACATGCCTGTTAACAAAAAATTGATGAGGATATAGAAAAAGTTTATTAGGGAAAATGCGGAAATAAAAAAAATAAAAAATACCTTTGTGCAAGCAATAAATGAAATGAAACGCAATCTAAAACATACTATTTCGGCGGCCTCCTGTAAGCAAAAGCAGGTCAGAAATGGTTTGCGGACATGTTGCACCAATTGTTAACGAAGATTAAGTTATCAAATGATATAACAAAGGTCCTGCAGGAATTGCGGGACCTTTTGCTTTAGAAGCATCTAAACAATGACTGAGCAAGACAACTGTGTGATAACTGTAATGTATACGTATCGTCAGGTAAAGCCTGCGATCATTGTACGAAAGGAAGGCTTCTCCTTAGGGAGGCTTAATGGGCGTGGTATATAGCGACATACTGATTATGTATATGCTACCCGGCCCATTTGATGGAGCCGGGTTTTTTATTTTTATTTTATAAATGCTGTTATGTGCCATAGCCATACAGAAAGTGGAGCTGGTCAGGTGCATAACCCCAAATTGAGAGATCATGAGAAACGTAATTCAATCAGTAAGAGAGGCATTGCTTACCAACTTCAGGGAGTTAGATACCTGGTTCGAAAAAGACTTCGACCTGTTACACTTTAAACCGGATACAGACCAGTGGAATATCCGGGAAGTGCTGGAGCATATCAGCCTGACCAACTATTTTCTGTTGCTTATTATTAATAAAAGCACCCGAAGGGCGCTGGACCGGAAAGCTGCCGCTAATTCCATTATTATACCGGCAGATTACATGGAGAAGTTTGATAAGATCGATGTGATAAGTGACCGTTCCTTCCAATGGGTAAGATCTGAACATCTGGAGCCAAGTGGCTTGCAGGATATGAGAGATATCAGAACGCTGCTGAAACAACAGTTTGCACAGTGTATGTATAATCTCAGTTTACTGAAAAACGGAGAGGGAATGCTGGTGTTAACAAATATGTCAGTGAACCATCTTGGTAAACTGGATATCTACCAGTATATCTATTTCCTTACAAAGCATATTGAGCGTCACATCCGCCAGATGCAGCGCCTTGAAAGCGAATATGCTGGTACGGTAGCAGAAGGAGCCACTCAAAATATCATGAATGCTGCTGATGAAGAAGCAGCAAGCATGTTATTAATATAACTAAGGTCGACCACTTTTTATCTGTTGATTTGGATACCCTGTGGCAATTAAGCATTAGGAATTAAGAATTAAGAATTTGCCAGACATCTGTATTATGAGTATAAATAAATGAGATGACGGCAAAGAGCTTATAGAGACAGGCCTGTTGTCGGAGAGAAAGGAAATTATACTTAATTCCTAATTCTTGATTCCTAATTTATCTGTCGCTGATAGGAAAAAAAGTGCAAAAAAATTGTTAAAGTCAAAATATTATTTCTATATTTGCACTATCATTAACGACTAAACTATTTAAAACATGCTCAATAAACACATTCAAATGAACACAGCGCCAGTATCCTTCGCGGAGGGTCGTGGCAACGAGTTCCGGGCATGTAATAGTTTTATGTAAAGGAGATTAATTCGTACATATAACAAGCCCCGGGACAAGCGCCCGGGGCTTTTTCTTTTCAGCAAAACTGGATGAAAGGCGAACGGATAAAAAGACATAAAAGCCACGGACATTCTGCGGAATGGAGCATAGCACTGATGTTATCAATGCTACATGGACCAGGTATGCTATGACGTAGTATATACGTGATAGTTATATAACCCGGTCTGCCATCAGCTGACCGGGTTTTTTTATGACATTTTGGATTGAGTAGGTACAATTAGTTAACGTAAAGCGGGGTAATCCTGCCCCGCTTAAAATTTACGATTATTCACAATTAAGATATTTTGTTTCATCTTCATTTGCATTAACCCCCTCATCGTTGTCAATACCGGGCGCCAGGAGCGTTCCGGTATATGATAACCCATTGAAACATGTACATTTGCAGACTTATTTGAACAGCATGGATAATATTTTACAGCAGCGGGTGATCGGAGGAGATAATATTTTCGGGAATGGATTGCTGGAGAGCAGACCTTTCTATCTG
The DNA window shown above is from Chitinophaga agri and carries:
- a CDS encoding methylmalonyl-CoA mutase family protein, with protein sequence MTENLSNKIRIVTAASLFDGHDAAINIMRRIMQSKGAEVIHLGHNRSAAEIVDCAIQEDAQGIAITSYQGGHLEFFKYMYDLLREKGCGHIKIFGGGGGTILPSEIEELHQYGITRLYSPDDGRQMGLEGMIEDVIRQCDFTTTHGLNGHLQELPSRNDKLIAQAITIAENDKLQGPLPAGTKGAGVVLGITGTGGAGKSSVTDELVRRFLHSFEDKTIAVVSVDPSKKKTGGALLGDRIRMNAIHHPRAYMRSLATRESDKAVSAHVQEAIDICKSAGFHLIILETSGIGQSDTAITDHCDISLYVMTPEYGAASQLEKINMLDYADVIAINKFDKAGALDALHDVRKQYKRNHSLWTATDDELPVIGTIASQFNDHGINQLFEKLLAVIETKTQVRFGDVTHETPDSTTTKSQIIPPSRTRYLAEINESIRDYGKWVDEQCHIASRLYQLKGVLTLLNDNQQPALEDITSQLRAQLHPECWQLLDKWQTLKKQYRAEFYEYKVRDKVIKLPLYSESLSQSSIPKISLPRYNDWGDILRWQLTENVPGEFPYAAGVFPLKREGEDPTRMFAGEGGPERTNKRFHYVSIDQPAKRLSTAFDSVTLYGEDPAHRPDIYGKVGNSGVSIATVDDAKKLYSGFDLCDPKTSVSMTINGPAPILLAFFMNAAIDQQCEKYITANGLTDKVNAIIKQKFGDHPLPHYNGALPAGNNGLGLQLLGISGDEVLEKDVYEKIKAHALSTARGTVQADILKEDQAQNTCIFSTEFALKLMGDVQEYFISSKVRNFYSVSISGYHIAEAGANPITQLAFTLANGFTYVEYYLSRGMHIDDFAPNLSFFFSNGMDPEYAVIGRVARRIWAKAIKYKYKGNDRSQKLKYHIQTSGRSLHAQEIDFNDIRTTLQALYAIYDNCNSLHTNAYDEAITTPTEESVRRAMAIQLIINRELGTAKNENPTQGSFFIEDLTDLVEEAVMAEFQRLTERGGVLGAMERMYQRNKIQEESLHYESLKHTGQYPIVGVNTFLNKKGSPTIIPEEVIRSTQEEKEFQINTLAAFHQRHAAKSEAALQQLQQVATSNGNLFEALMETVKHCSLGQITHALYEVGGQYRRNM
- a CDS encoding glycoside hydrolase family 125 protein; the encoded protein is MVARRDFIRNSSLLAGAVALGFPKAVFSNPLGYTSQRPPLAQRKFTSQAVEKAIASIKKEIADPKLAWMFENCFPNTLDTTVQFKVENGRPDTFVLTGDIHAMWLRDSTAQVWPYLSLIKEDDKLKQLIAGVVNRQTKCILIDPYANAFNEGPTGSEWESDLTEMKPELHERKWEIDSLCYTVRLAYNYWKVSGDTSVLDDTYKKAAKLIVKTFKEQQRKEGKGPYKFQRKTPIQSDTAPNGGWGAPMQPVGLIVSLFRPSDDATVFPFLIPSNMFAVVSLRQLSEISESVFKDAAFAKECIELADEVDRAIKAYAIVEHPQLGHMYPLEVDGFGNRLFLDDTNVPSLLSIPYLGYTTVDDPLYQNSRHFVWSTFHAWFYKGKYGDGVGSPHTGPDYIWPMSIIMKALTSHNPEEIAECLRTLRNTDGETGFIHESYHKDDPTKYTRKWFAWANTLFGELVMKVSQEHPQLLKRQYA
- a CDS encoding MutS-related protein; translated protein: MSPLATYEQQIYDYKGAISQLQRTLSILGWTRLAFFALALFCGYKFFSMHFDLSWLVAALVMLAGFVVTLVRYLSLQEKQTLLKALLNLNEKEWQLGGTGQSGFDDGVRFSDEQHPFTGDLDVFGHASLYTHINRTGTLMGGVALADALKLPLKEEVEIRLHQDVIRELAPRVKFRQLITAHASLTGEQSEDVAGLYKWLSLPLEFINKRWLNIARWLMPALLAGGAVFYFITNEYYLFTFFLCVNWLILGMHVKKVNAQHQLISNKEKTFGKFALLLQLISAEDAGKAVLLKEKQEQAKAANTALHQLARICNALDQRLNLLVGVVLNSFLLYDLHCAFAIEKWKAQHKDDVKGWLDVIARMEVWNSMATFAYNHPEYIYPEVTGESSRLIATGVGHPLIPASECIRNGISIGDPQQFLIITGSNMSGKSTFLRSVGSNLLLAMCGMPVCAESFSCSPMQIMTSMRIKDSIAKHTSYFQAELLRLQQIVEVLKGGTRVFILLDEILKGTNSEDKLSGSRRLIEHFLQYHCLGMIATHDLELGHLEDTYPQRIRNYCFESTIKDDQLFFDYRIREGVARNKNATFLMQKMEII
- a CDS encoding PA0069 family radical SAM protein — its product is MTLPFQEGIPENPYYKGRGAQLNPKNKFLRNEYVQEHSEGIDEWWQADVPTQILEEHAKTLVNKVDSPDVGMWYSMNPYQGCEHGCIYCYARNAHQFWGMSAGLDFERKIVVKRNAPELLKKFLDNKNWVPKPISLSGNTDCYQPLERKMFLTRQLLAIALEYKQPVGIITKNSLVLRDKYILQQLARHDLVCVYVSLTTMQEDLRQKMEPRTTTAAQRLKIVKELSELGIPVGVMTAPMIPGLNDHEMPALLEAAAANGAKFAGYTVVRLNDAVKIIFNDWLYKNFPDRADKVWHLIESMHGGNVNDSDFGRRMRGEGNIADLIRQQFRVHTKKLGLNQERFEFNTSLFERPQVQLKLF
- a CDS encoding DinB family protein, whose product is MRNVIQSVREALLTNFRELDTWFEKDFDLLHFKPDTDQWNIREVLEHISLTNYFLLLIINKSTRRALDRKAAANSIIIPADYMEKFDKIDVISDRSFQWVRSEHLEPSGLQDMRDIRTLLKQQFAQCMYNLSLLKNGEGMLVLTNMSVNHLGKLDIYQYIYFLTKHIERHIRQMQRLESEYAGTVAEGATQNIMNAADEEAASMLLI